In Anaerobaca lacustris, the following are encoded in one genomic region:
- a CDS encoding sigma-70 family RNA polymerase sigma factor, protein MTDVTRMLNAIERGDARATDELLPLVYEELRLLAAQKLSHESPGQTLQATALVHEAYIRLVGEQNQNWTGRLHFFRAAAEAMRRILIDNARRKKSDKRGGNHQRVEAQDAVLCIRETCSPENLIALDEALARLAEADWAKAEVVKLRYFAGLTVEQTAEVLGIGATTAKLHWAYARAWLLREIG, encoded by the coding sequence ATGACTGACGTCACGCGCATGTTGAACGCCATCGAACGGGGGGATGCCAGGGCTACGGACGAACTTCTGCCCTTGGTCTATGAGGAACTGCGACTTCTTGCCGCCCAGAAGCTCTCACATGAATCCCCGGGGCAGACGCTCCAGGCCACGGCTCTGGTCCATGAGGCGTACATCCGTCTGGTGGGCGAACAGAACCAGAATTGGACGGGTCGCCTTCACTTCTTCCGAGCGGCCGCCGAGGCGATGCGCCGTATCCTCATCGACAACGCGCGCCGCAAGAAGAGCGACAAACGCGGCGGCAATCATCAGAGGGTCGAGGCCCAGGACGCGGTTCTCTGCATTCGCGAGACCTGCTCTCCCGAGAATCTGATTGCCCTGGATGAGGCCCTGGCCAGACTTGCCGAAGCCGATTGGGCCAAGGCCGAGGTGGTCAAGCTCCGCTATTTCGCAGGCTTGACCGTGGAGCAGACGGCCGAGGTCCTGGGGATCGGCGCCACAACGGCAAAGCTGCACTGGGCTTACGCACGCGCCTGGCTGCTGCGGGAGATCGGATAG